From Malaya genurostris strain Urasoe2022 chromosome 2, Malgen_1.1, whole genome shotgun sequence:
attaagttgagtcagggacatttaggaggctgtgacggataggaatatatcttgaagagtcgatttcctgtaacatatggataaaatatactgtcatgaatcttgtttgagattgaaactcaactagcctttcgaagttattaataactaagggattcagtacctcacatgctattagcagtcgcgatgaaagctcctaaaaacgatctttcaatggaagaactcccgccagaacttcaagactcattgtatgtgtcgaatgcatccagcctaaggcaattcgcaaacaacggtactgaattcgctcaagtttgataatatgagagtttgcaggggaacgaaaacaaacgcatccatattccatcactgaaagtatcgttgtttgatacaattttattagatcttgcggatgagcaccccaccaaaatcctgttttttttttcgaagaaaatttactttttgttggcattttgttatcagatacctaatgtgtcctccccacgtgcatttggaatcaaaccacactccgaggtatttgaaagtcaaaacctgttggataattcctcccatcatatgaagctgaagctgcgcgggatcatgctttcttgaaaatacgaccagctccgttttttccgcagagaattcgatacccagatgaacagcccaaacggacaagtgatctaaggtatcttgcaatggtttttgcagttgtcttagtgtacatggggttagctgtcaatgtcatttacgtaacaaTTATAGATTCTGTtcaagtattcctcactctcctGTCCTACGTAACGATTACTCATTCGACTGGTCgtattgacaaaccttcgacaaaatgtctccaatagctgcatttcttggctcgaagtatgttcttgtacttggtttctaaaacaagaatttttcaaaattctgaagagttcctcatcctcgttttaaaaacgttttgaaagcatttttttcgcgtgtttagcacctgagcactctttgtcccaccaagggcttggaggccttctgttagacgatggaccaagaaatcgtttggtttgggcttgttctgcggcctccaaataatggcttaatattttactagtttgattgtagtgcatgaattttactagtttgattGTAGTGTGCATTCGGCTAGCGGGTTAGACTGTATGAATACAGATGTGTTCTTCTGTTGCTCATTCGATCAATGGACGTACTTTGTAATCCGATTATTCTCAGTTCAAGTCACAGCGGTCGCAATCATAACcttctttttatttcaatgaatttcatgtcatggaattttaggtataatattgaatgttcttgcacgtaaaattgctccatttatgtgcatttgataaaatataaaatcacaggattttttcgaagtgtgcagtGTTAATTCTACATCGTGGATCCGAGCGATATACCACTAAGGGATATACTCGATACACCCAGGGATGCCAagggttaaaaaaaaaatctgtgcattgcgaaaaatctgaaaacttgAGTGAAACTGTATGATTACACTGAAACGTTATTCCTTCTCCGACATAAGTTCTCGTATATCGACCtataagattattttatttgttttttattttgatttattagaaGTAAAGCTAAGAGAActagtatttcatttttttttttgagaagagggtggatgtgtgggtgcaaacgagtttataataactaatgtatagtatgccatgacaaattgcggtagacatcattgcaccaggtcaagcgagctgtaacagaattgctttgcacatttcaccacgaacaaccttacaggtaagaagtgtaccgctctgggtgattccgtttccgattaatagttataaaatgcacaagCAGGATTCAAGAAGGGCGTTTACTacttcattaagctgtcgttgtccgacttgagctcttgggggaatatatACTACAGTTATACAAatgtctttgcctttaatatttaaTTGACCAGCAACAATGTTCAATCTATAAAGggtataacatttttcaatccctaAAAACATTTCACCATGCGAAGAGTCtatattgaaacaaataattATTGAAAGTATTACAATTTAGAGTCATGTATGACGTAAGTCATGTTCCGCACAAAACTTGGAATGAATCAAGTTTAGACAAAATGCTTCAGCGGTTCCACTGGAAAAAAatgattgatttatttcgaagtGGATGTACCAGTTATTATTTTATGCTGTGACCCAATTTGTAACAATTTCCCTGTTAATCCGACCGATATTTCATTTGGAATTCGTAATGATTTCCAAAACAAACTACCGATTCGGATTCGAAATGCATTTATAAATCATAAAAAGTCCCGAATacaaatttttgacagttcaacTGGGCTTTATTCGACATTACTTGACGGACGTAAAACTTACACTGTGGACTAGTTTTAGGCAAATTTCAGGAATATTCATCGACACACTGAAAAGTTGAAAACAAAGGAAACTGCCTcatttgttcgtttttttttcgagtacagtctttaaataagtttttgataacgccaatttaaaaatttttatttcatccgaactgaaaaaaaattatacctacttttttttaattcgatcaTTGAGCAAACTGTCAAAAATTCACCTTGAATAGCAATTCCGAACGATTTCTACTTTTTTTATGTATGATCGTTTACTGTGGTGTTTCCGGTTCGCACTCCGGTGTTCCTCCTCAGTGTGAATTTTGACAAGTTGTCGGTCCCAAATCTATTCCTAAAGAAGTACCTAATTCTGTCGGTTGTTTGTCGATGTCTCGTCTTCTGTATCTCCGTTGCAATTGCCTggagagaattttttttgttataattatAAGCTTTGCACCGAGTTATTTCCCTTTCCTGGATGCTGCAAAAGGGTTTACTAGCCACCATAAACAGTACAGAAAACAGAATCAACCCTATtctatattccgatcgaatgaggtttttgtatggaaaactttaACTTGATCGAGGTACAGAATTTCGCATTCAATCGAAATACAAAATAGGAATCACTTCACGATTCATTTCCAACAAATTTTGCCCCTATAGTTTCTACGAAATTCATCGTTGAAAAATCGAACTAATAATTTTAAAATCGTGCAATGTTGATTCCATTCTCGTCACAAGTTGAACGAAAATCGTTCAATGATAAACGACTTTTTCTCAGAGGAAAGGAGGGTGAGACAGTGGACTTTAAGTAATTGGTGATATTTACAGATTTGGAAAGTTAGTGTGCATTAGGTTTTAGACGGATAGAAACAAACTGTTTCGAAGTAGTCAACGTACTTTTATTCAAACTCGCACATATTCCCCCACCTGCCGTAATCTCAGAATGTAGTAAAGTTTTTAGATTATTTTAGCAATTGTAAACCTTCCCTGAATAAACTTAACGTAATTGTTATCGGAATAGTAAAGTGTCACAGACAAACATGCgtaacagtttgaatcaaatctCGTTAAATGACATCTGTTGGATATGTTTTGTTTGTTCCGGAACAAACGGCAAGTGCTGGAATAAACGTAGTTTTGTTTCAGTCTTTCAAATACACTTTTATGCCTTCAGTTAACTAGCAATATCACAACTAGATTCGTTCAATTTTCTACTAGTTCCGCTTCATTGAAAGCATTCTTGGTGTGTCAGGTAAACAATTCAGTTGTTGACTACGTTTATGTCGTAATCAAATTTTACCTACAGACTGGTTTGAAGCGCAATCGAATTGCTTGTACCTTAACCTTCTATGTGTTGTGGCAGAATCAATGATAATGATATTGCATAACTAAATGAATTCGTTTTAATGATGTTCGGGTCGATCACCTAACCCTCAAACGTGTTACGTCTGTTTGTCCGTGACTTTGAAGCCCACACCGTGCAagcaatttatttagttttctgTTTGCTACCAGCTGGTTGACTGCCACCGCCCAAGATTTTCCTCCTCTGGGCGAACATATGCAGATACATCTGCGGGAACAGCGGAATGTACAACAGCATAACCAGCCACAGGAAGTAGAAGTACGAGAAGGTAAAGTTGTACGAATTGGGCATCTCGATGCTCCACTGTTTCGATTCGCGAACGTAACTCTGGGCCCAGTAGAAGCACAGCAGCTCGCCCGTCACTCCGATCGGGTAGAGGGCGATGAAGGTGGTGTACCGAAGGAAAATCAGAACCTGCGGTACCGCGTTTACCAGGTTGAGAGCATAGTATCCGTAACGGATGATTTCCGTGATTGACCACGCCAGTAGGGCCAGCGGAAGTCCGGGAGAAGATTTTCCCGTTGGAGTCGCCAATACGACACCGCACACCACCATCACCCGGGAGAGAACCTGAAAGGTGGTGATGACCGGGTTGCTCGGCACAATACGCGTAGCTGCGTGTACTATCTGTTAAAGAAAGACGACACCGACGACGGTGGAAAATGAACTCTTGGTAATGGAAGAGAAAGTTGTTCGATCTCACCTCAAGGACGGCTGCGTTTTGGAAAATAATTACAGTAGTTCCTAGGTAATCCCACAGTGGTTTTCCGTTGCCATTGTCGAATGTGTAGTAAGCCACGAGCTGGTACAGCATGTAGGACCATCTATCGACCGAGAAATTATGCAGTTCTTATCAAAATCAACTCGAATTCCTAGTATACTTACCCTAAAACCTGAACACCGTTATACAGAATGAGGTAGAGTTTGGCTAACGGCGATGGTTCTTTCGGAGCCATTTTATGTGTTATATAATCGATTGCCCTTTGCACtcagtaacaaaaaaaattgtttttgccttATAATAACAGAAACATATCCAACTTCACAGAAAtcgaattactacaatatgacaGCCAAGCAACTATCCAACAGACAGAGCTGCTTGCGTGTGCGAATGTGACTGACGGACGAACGACAAACGATGGCTAAGCACGAATCGAGTGTTCATCGCAAAGTAAATAATCCAAAAATCGTAGAAGCTTGCCGAGTCGCGATTCATTCTTCATTCATTTTGATTATCATGAACATTTTCATCAAATGTTGACGACTCCATGAACTCATCAACACTCAGAAAATaatgagtagtgaaaatcgTGAAGTAATATCTTTTAATGCATCAAAAATTATCAGTTTGGTGTGTAAAAACATACCCCAATTATTGTGTTCTTTTCTTTTATATGTATTATATTTATcacaatagcggcccttacacgagtcattaaaaatatcattataaaaagattgtcccagaaagtatggacgcactttgatttcgctgtaaataattcataagtgttagatattcaaattttattcgatatactgataatattagactacaacaacagaatattattctcaacatttgctacttagccaatgtagactagctggtgcacctttttccgaacgttcttcattatattccgtacagacttcttggcgacaagttttaacacattttttcaatctttttcgaactgttgagtgACAttcgtagaagtcgtttttgtaaacattccttgatgtatatttcgctgctcATTGAACTGTAGGGacggtctgaatcgtactttatGAGACATAATCGGATgatacgtgaatacgaataaaatgaattGTTCGGTTTCTTTGAATTTAAATaatctgaattctagacctggaaCGCTGTAAACGAATTTTAAAGCCGAATTCTTGAAACTGAATTGAATTTTGATGCTAGAACAAAATTTTAACGGACTTCGATTGTATTTACATTTCAAACTTAATATGAAACTTCATCGAATTTAGAATCCTCTGTTCcggtttgaaaaatttatgattttcagTATAAGGCGGAAATTCATTTGCAGGCATTGGTAGCCCTGTTCATAAACGTATTCCTAATTCGCAAAATAATTTTAGCTAGATAGTGGCCGGAATCTATGTtagctaaactaaactaaaaactttcttCTATATATTGGATCTCGATTCTTATGGATACTGTACGTTGATAATGTAGTAATTAAAAACGGcctttgatcttcaatacgcatatCTGATCTTGCCACATAATTGCGCATCGACGCTTCTTGCCCAGTTCCACAATTCTAGTGGTAGGTAGCCAATACTCAATGCGATATAAATCACGCTGATCAATGTCCGTTTTTGCACACCTATCGTTACAGTGCTTTATGCGATGAAAATTTGTGTATTTCTTGTTCGAGGAAGAAAGATTTTTTGCGTCCTTTACAATCCAAcatatctcgatgaacattagaaaatgtcccaagtgcaaatgagattctctttgttcttGCTCTTTTTTACGGCttattcctgtattttccaacaatAGATCAAAATTCGATGggttcagtcgttattctatgtAAAGGGTTAGAAAGAGGGATTACCGATAGgtccgcaataatcgaaagagaaagtaaatcaagagaaactctcatttgcacttaggacctttcctCGTGTTTGACACaccagcaaataaaaaaaaaactttttttcttgcaTACCTCAATATAATTGAGATAATTTCTTTTATTAGATTTCAATGCATTTTTACAACCTAACTCTCATCCAGGTACCAACAAGTGCACCGGCCAGCTCACTGTCCAGCGGCCTGGGCTTCCGGCAGGGTACGAATGATGTCCGAATCTCCGGCATCGGTAATCGACAGGGTGCACACGCGGAAATACTTGCCGCAGGCCGTTCCCAGTTCGATATTGTTTCCGTTATAGTGGTGCACGCCGGTTTTCGCCAACATGGCGTAATACTCGATCTCGGATTTCCTGTTGAGAGACAAAACATTCCGTTGGTTAACTTGCCGATACCTACCGAGAGATCGATTTCCGCGCTAACCTCTGAAAATTTGGAACCATCCTAGCGTCTGCCACCTGCTCTCTGCCGGAGATTACTCCATAGCCTTTTTCCCTTAGTATTTTGGAAACATACTTCTCAGTAGCAAGACTCCATATGGTTCCAAAATCAACTTCAGTCAAGCGGGAAATGCTACTTCTCAGTAATCTTTGCGATCACGACCATTTACC
This genomic window contains:
- the LOC131431348 gene encoding very-long-chain (3R)-3-hydroxyacyl-CoA dehydratase 2, coding for MAPKEPSPLAKLYLILYNGVQVLGWSYMLYQLVAYYTFDNGNGKPLWDYLGTTVIIFQNAAVLEIVHAATRIVPSNPVITTFQVLSRVMVVCGVVLATPTGKSSPGLPLALLAWSITEIIRYGYYALNLVNAVPQVLIFLRYTTFIALYPIGVTGELLCFYWAQSYVRESKQWSIEMPNSYNFTFSYFYFLWLVMLLYIPLFPQMYLHMFAQRRKILGGGSQPAGSKQKTK
- the LOC131431931 gene encoding large ribosomal subunit protein eL30, whose amino-acid sequence is MVTAKKQKKALESINARLALVMKSGKYHLGYKQTLKTLRQGKAKLIIIANNTPHLRKSEIEYYAMLAKTGVHHYNGNNIELGTACGKYFRVCTLSITDAGDSDIIRTLPEAQAAGQ